Proteins co-encoded in one Halococcoides cellulosivorans genomic window:
- a CDS encoding acylphosphatase — translation MSERRRAHVFVSGRVQGVYFRATTRDRAEDEGVDGWVQNLSDGRVEAVFEGDSDAVETMVAFCQEGPERARVDGVERHDESPEGLTGFEIRR, via the coding sequence ATGAGCGAGCGACGGCGAGCGCACGTGTTCGTCTCGGGGCGCGTCCAGGGCGTCTACTTCCGGGCGACGACCCGCGATCGGGCCGAAGACGAGGGCGTCGACGGCTGGGTGCAGAACCTCTCGGACGGCCGCGTCGAGGCGGTCTTCGAGGGCGACTCTGACGCGGTCGAGACGATGGTCGCATTCTGTCAGGAGGGCCCCGAGCGCGCCCGGGTGGACGGCGTCGAGCGCCACGACGAGTCGCCCGAGGGACTCACGGGCTTCGAGATCCGACGATGA
- a CDS encoding NAD(P)H-hydrate dehydratase: protein MSAWTWGLGETLTGQDIGVVDANTAALGVAQMQLMESSGHALARAVRAAAAPDDRIAIVAGRGNNGGDAFVTARFLDDLDVRVHLLGRPETIGTEIARANWGALATASVERRAVGDSRDLALDDPDVIVDAMLGTGITGELREPVASAAQTIQDTDATVIAADVPSGLDAATGDCAPGTPVPDRVVTFHRPKPGLSALDAPVETADIGVPAEAERALGPGDLGRLDRPADSHKGDGGRILVVGGGPYAGAPALAALAALRAGADLVRVVAPESVADSIQGYAPDLIVESVPGERIGSDHVDRLVALATERDAVVVGPGLGGAEDSRAAVADLLGRIDGRVVADAEAIDAAAAVETDADLVVTPHRGEFARVGRSVDGADEPALADAVATAASDLDATVLLKGPTDVISNGERVRVNRTGNAGMTVGGTGDVLAGTVGALLAVEDPMVAAGLGAFLVGRAGDRAAERSGRGLIASELPDDVGAILGEHGV, encoded by the coding sequence ATGAGCGCGTGGACCTGGGGCCTCGGTGAGACTCTCACGGGACAAGATATCGGGGTCGTGGACGCGAACACCGCCGCGCTCGGCGTCGCCCAGATGCAGTTGATGGAATCGAGTGGCCACGCCCTCGCCCGAGCGGTCCGCGCGGCGGCCGCCCCCGACGACCGGATCGCGATCGTCGCCGGCCGGGGCAACAACGGCGGCGACGCGTTCGTCACGGCGCGATTCCTCGACGATCTGGACGTTCGCGTCCACCTGCTCGGCCGACCCGAGACGATCGGGACCGAGATCGCGCGCGCGAACTGGGGCGCCCTCGCGACCGCGAGCGTCGAGCGACGGGCGGTCGGCGACTCTCGGGACCTCGCACTCGACGATCCGGACGTGATCGTCGACGCCATGCTCGGCACCGGGATCACGGGCGAGTTGCGCGAGCCAGTCGCGAGTGCCGCCCAGACGATCCAGGACACCGATGCGACGGTGATCGCCGCGGACGTCCCGTCGGGACTCGACGCCGCGACCGGCGACTGTGCGCCCGGGACGCCCGTTCCCGATCGTGTCGTCACCTTTCACCGGCCGAAGCCCGGACTTAGCGCGCTCGATGCGCCCGTCGAGACCGCGGACATCGGCGTGCCGGCAGAGGCCGAGCGCGCGCTCGGCCCGGGCGATCTGGGGCGGCTGGACCGTCCCGCGGACAGCCACAAGGGCGATGGTGGGCGGATCCTCGTCGTCGGCGGGGGCCCCTACGCCGGCGCGCCCGCACTGGCGGCACTCGCGGCGCTTCGGGCGGGCGCGGATCTGGTTCGCGTCGTCGCCCCCGAATCGGTCGCCGATTCGATCCAGGGGTACGCCCCCGATCTCATCGTCGAGTCGGTCCCTGGCGAGCGGATCGGGTCCGATCACGTCGATCGCCTCGTCGCGCTGGCGACGGAGCGCGACGCTGTGGTCGTCGGCCCGGGACTGGGCGGGGCCGAGGACTCGCGTGCGGCCGTCGCGGACCTTCTCGGGCGGATCGACGGCCGCGTCGTTGCCGATGCCGAGGCCATCGACGCCGCCGCGGCGGTCGAGACCGACGCCGATCTCGTCGTGACCCCTCACCGCGGGGAGTTCGCCCGCGTCGGCCGATCGGTCGACGGAGCGGACGAACCCGCCCTCGCCGACGCGGTCGCGACCGCCGCGAGCGACCTCGACGCGACGGTGCTCCTGAAGGGACCGACCGACGTGATCTCGAACGGCGAGCGCGTGCGGGTCAACCGGACGGGCAACGCGGGCATGACCGTCGGCGGGACCGGCGACGTGCTCGCGGGGACGGTCGGCGCACTGCTCGCCGTCGAGGATCCGATGGTCGCGGCGGGCCTGGGCGCGTTTCTGGTCGGCCGCGCGGGCGATCGCGCCGCCGAGCGGTCGGGCCGGGGCCTGATCGCCTCGGAACTCCCCGACGACGTGGGGGCGATCCTGGGCGAGCACGGGGTGTAG
- a CDS encoding PQQ-dependent sugar dehydrogenase, translating into MHQSVPTRRQVLSTGLGLGTAGIAGCSESETRSTTDRAADPDFEVDTVAEGLTHPWGLAALPDGDGLLVTERPGRLQLVDPTAGTTTEIAGVPDVYASGQGGLLDVTVAPDSGGWVYLTQSVSNERGETTTQLSRARLDRAGPELTALETLYVARPFVESSGHFGSRVVVGPDEMLYVTVGDRQFKNFGPDHVAQDPSNDLGTTLRLAPDGSIPPDNPFVADPEKRDAVFSYGHRNAQGMAVHPETGTIWQTEHGERDGDEINIVEAGGNYGWPVASESCRYGTDDPVGVSHDERPDIVDPAHYWPCGSGGFAPSGLAFFTGDAVPAWQGDLFAGTLAGRYLGHFTVEGETVTEVDPLLDDRGWRIRAVEQAPAAGTLFVAVDARDAPIVAIRPTEE; encoded by the coding sequence ATGCACCAGTCGGTCCCGACCCGACGCCAGGTCCTCAGCACAGGTCTTGGCCTCGGAACGGCCGGGATTGCGGGCTGTAGTGAATCTGAGACTCGTTCGACGACGGACCGCGCCGCGGACCCCGACTTCGAGGTCGATACCGTCGCGGAGGGACTGACCCACCCCTGGGGGCTCGCTGCCCTCCCGGACGGCGATGGCCTGCTGGTCACCGAACGACCTGGTCGGCTGCAACTGGTCGATCCCACGGCGGGCACGACGACAGAGATTGCGGGCGTCCCCGACGTCTACGCCAGCGGGCAGGGTGGCCTGCTGGACGTGACTGTCGCCCCCGATTCCGGCGGCTGGGTGTATCTGACCCAGAGCGTCTCGAACGAGCGCGGCGAGACGACGACACAGCTCTCACGGGCCCGACTCGACCGAGCGGGGCCCGAACTGACCGCTCTGGAGACGCTCTACGTCGCGAGGCCCTTCGTCGAGTCGAGCGGCCACTTCGGCTCGCGGGTCGTCGTCGGTCCGGACGAGATGCTGTACGTGACTGTCGGGGATCGGCAGTTCAAGAATTTCGGGCCCGATCACGTCGCCCAGGACCCGAGCAACGACCTCGGAACGACGCTCCGACTCGCGCCCGACGGGTCGATTCCACCTGACAATCCCTTCGTCGCCGATCCCGAGAAACGGGACGCCGTGTTCAGCTACGGCCATCGTAACGCCCAGGGCATGGCGGTCCACCCGGAGACGGGTACGATCTGGCAGACCGAACACGGGGAGCGAGACGGTGACGAGATCAATATCGTCGAAGCGGGTGGGAACTACGGCTGGCCGGTCGCCTCGGAATCGTGTCGGTACGGGACCGACGACCCAGTCGGCGTGAGCCACGACGAGCGCCCCGACATCGTCGATCCCGCACACTACTGGCCCTGTGGCAGCGGCGGGTTCGCGCCCTCTGGCCTGGCCTTTTTCACTGGCGATGCGGTCCCGGCGTGGCAGGGCGATCTGTTCGCTGGGACGTTGGCCGGGCGGTACCTGGGCCATTTCACGGTCGAGGGGGAGACGGTCACGGAGGTCGATCCACTCCTCGACGATCGTGGGTGGCGGATCCGGGCGGTCGAACAGGCACCCGCGGCCGGGACGCTGTTCGTGGCCGTCGATGCCAGGGACGCGCCGATCGTAGCGATTCGTCCGACCGAGGAGTGA
- a CDS encoding PIN domain-containing protein, with product MGDVLVAGVCRQHGARIVTRDADFERVPDLTVESY from the coding sequence CTGGGCGACGTGCTCGTCGCGGGTGTCTGCAGACAGCACGGCGCTCGCATCGTCACGCGCGACGCCGATTTCGAGCGCGTCCCCGATCTCACCGTCGAGTCGTACTGA
- a CDS encoding COG1361 family protein: MYRQLAIAGLVVLAAGCLGGPAADGEPSTGATVTAGSPDPNVTVQPGDTATITVEATDVSELRVGRISDENVTIDFTSATLSPRPDRVYETLPPYWWWEDRQSTVTVELPIQADSGATPGIYRTTAAIYHSENHSHENATEIPIVVEVGG, from the coding sequence ATGTACCGACAGCTCGCGATCGCCGGTCTGGTCGTCCTCGCGGCGGGGTGTCTGGGTGGCCCCGCCGCGGACGGTGAGCCGTCCACGGGAGCGACAGTGACGGCCGGGAGCCCCGATCCGAACGTGACCGTCCAGCCGGGCGATACCGCGACGATCACCGTCGAAGCCACCGACGTCAGTGAGCTGCGGGTGGGCCGAATCTCCGACGAGAACGTGACCATCGACTTCACTAGCGCGACCCTCTCGCCACGACCGGATCGCGTCTACGAAACGCTCCCGCCCTACTGGTGGTGGGAGGACCGACAGTCCACGGTAACGGTCGAGCTCCCGATCCAGGCAGACAGCGGCGCGACGCCCGGAATCTACCGCACGACGGCGGCAATCTACCACTCCGAAAACCACAGCCACGAGAACGCGACGGAGATCCCCATCGTCGTCGAAGTCGGCGGGTGA